The genomic region TGTCGAAAGCACTTCGGTCTACTACTAAATCTTTAATTACCGGGAATGCTTTGGCACGGAATGGTTCGATAAAAATCGTATCACCATCTTTGAACATACGCATGTGTAACTGACATGTTGTTACACCTCTGTCCGGTCCGTGAGCTTCTCCGTTGATATAAAGGGAACACATTCCGCAGATTCCTTCACGACAATCGTGGTCGAATGCTACCGGTTCGTCTCCTTTTTCAACTAATCCATCGTTTAATACATCTAACATTTCAAGGAAAGACATATCCGGTGACACATCGCTGATTTTATAATCAACTAATTGTCCTTTATCTTGAGCGTTTTTCTGACGCCATATTTTTAACGTTAAATTCATAACTTTAAGTATTAAGTATTAAGAGGATCCCTTAACACATTACATTATTTGTAACTTCTTTGTACCAGTTTCACATTTTCGAATTTCAGCTCTTCTTTGTGTAATACGGCTTCTCTTGGATCTCCTTTGTATTCCCAGGCAGCTACGTATGCAAAGTTAATGTCATCACGTTGTGCTTCTCCTTCTTCGGTTTGATATTCTTCTCTGAAGTGTCCACCACATGATTCGTTTCGATGTAAAGCATCTTTCGCGAATAATTCTCCTAATTCAAGGAAATCGGCTACACGTAATGCTTTTTCCAGTTCCTGGTTGAATCCGTTAACATCACCTGGTACACGAACGTCTCTGTAGAATTCTTCACGGATAGCTTTGATTTCTTCCATCGCTTCTGATAATCCTTGAGCGTTACGCGCCATTCCTACTTTATCCCACATTACTTTTCCAAGTTTTCTATGGAAGTAGTCTACGGAATGTGTTCCGTTATTTTTACTTAATTTTTCAATCAGTTCTCTAACGTTTTTCTCTGCCTCGATAAACTCCGGTAAATCGGTTGAGATTTTTCCGGTACGGATATCTTTAGACAGATAATCTCCGATAGTGTACGGTAATACGAAATATCCGTCGGCAAGACCCTGCATCAAAGCAGACGCTCCCAATCGGTTCGCTCCGTGATCAGAGAAGTTGGCTTCACCAATAGCATAACAACCTTCGATAGTCGTCATCAGGTTATAATCTACCCAGATTCCACCCATAGTATAGTGAACCGCAGGATAGATCATCATTGGTGTTTCGTATGGATTATCGTCAACGATTTTCTCATACATCTGGAACAAGTTACCATATTTATTGGCTACTACTTCTGTTCCTAATTTTTTAACAAGAGCCGCATCCTCTGGATTTAAGTGTTTGATTTTTGCCTGCTCTTTTCCATAACGCTGGATCGCAGAGGCGAAATCAAGATAAACCGCTTCTCCTGTTTTGTTTACTCCGAAACCGGCATCACATCTTTCTTTTGCCGCACGCGATGCTACGTCACGTGGTACAAGGTTACCAAAAGATGGATAACGTCTTTCCAAATAGTAATCTCTATCTTCTTCAGCAAGATCCGTCGGTTTTAAACGACCTTCGCGGATTGCCTGTGCATCTTCTAATTTTTTAGGTACCCAGATACGACCATCATTACGCAATGACTCGGACATCAATGTTAATTTTGACTGGTGATCACCCGAAACCGGAATACAGGTTGGGTGAATTTGCGTATAACAAGGGTTTGCGAAATACGCTCCTTTTTTGTGGATTTTCCAGGCTGCCGTTACGTTACTTCCCATCGCATTTGTGGAAAGGAAGAATACGTTTCCATAACCTCCGGAAGCAATCACTACAGCGTGAGCCGAATGTCTTTCGATTTCTCCGGTAACCAGGTTACGGGCAATGATTCCTCTTGCTTTTCCATCAACGATTACAAGATCCAACATTTCGTGGCGGTTATACATTTGGATTTTTCCACGTCCGATCTGACGGTTCATCGCAGAATAAGCCCCCAATAATAACTGTTGTCCTGTTTGTCCTTTTGCATAGAACGTTCTCGATACCAAAGTTCCCCCGAAAGAACGGTTATCCAATAATCCGCCATATTCACGAGCCAAAGGCACACCCTGAGCCACACACTGGTCAATAATATTAGCCGAAACTTCCGCCAAACGGTGTACGTTTGCTTCACGGGCGCGGTAATCGCCTCCTTTTACCGTATCATAAAATAAACGGAAAGTTGAGTCACCATCTCCCTGATAGTTTTTTGCCGCATTGATACCCCCCTGTGCCGCAATCGAGTGCGCACGACGTGGAGAATCCTGAAAACAAAATGCTTTTACGTTATATCCTAATTCTGCTAAAGTTGCTGCAGCCGAACCACCTGCCAATCCGGTTCCAACGATAATTACATCGATGTTACGTTTGTTGGCCGGGTTCACTAAGTTTATATGATCTTTATAGTCTGTCCATTTCGTCGAAATAGGACCTTGAGGTATTTTAGAATCTAATGCCATAATCTTTATCTATTATAGGATTATTTAAAGAAGTGAATATATAAAGGAATAATAGCAAATAATAACGGTACAATAATTGCAAATCCTTTTCCGAAAACTTTGATCGCCGGGGTGTATTTAGGATTGTTCGCTCCTAACGACTGAAATGCACTGTTAAACCCGTGTAGTAAGTGGAACGCTAATACCGCCATCGAAAACACGTAGAAAATTGTGAATGCCAATCCCCATTTCGGATCTTTAAAGAATTCAATTGTAATCGTATGCAAATCTTTATATCCTTCTGCAAATTTCACTTTAAGTGGTTTTGTGTAGTAGAAATCACGTCCGTCAATAACGATATTTTCACCATCAACACTTTGTACCGGAATAAATTTATCCTGTCCCCATCCTGAAGTCAGGTAAAAATCCTGAGTCGCTCCCGGTTGTGCTTCAACCGTAATTTTTTGTAACGGCATCGTTGTAAAGTGCATTTTTGCCCAGAAGTTCACCATGTGCGTTGCAATGAAAATCAAAATCAATGTCCCTAAAACAGCCATATTCCTAGATGCCCAGGCACTGTTTGCTCCAGCATTGTTCTTCGCATAACCAATAGGCCTCGCTTTTTTGTTTTGAATAGTTAGAAGAATACCGTCGATCGCGTGGAAAAGGATCGAAATGTAGGTAACATAAGATAGAATTTTTACCGCTGGATTGGTTGTCATAAACAATGCATATTCGTTGAACTGCAATTGTGTACCGAACAATAACTGTAGATTACCTGCTAAGTGTCCCACCAAAAACAAGCATAAAAATAAACCCGTAAGAGCCATCCAGTATTTCTTTCCAATAGATGACTTTAAAAGTGCAGATTTCGCCATAGTGTTTGATTGTAATAGTTTTTAAAAAAATCAAACAAAAATAAGGCTATTTCAAATTAACCGCAACCCTTTCAGGCTTATTTATAATGAATTTAAAGTATTTATCCGATAGCACTGAGAAAAACATATTCTCATTTTTCTATCTTATTAAATTATAGCAGAATAACTTTTGGAGTTTTATTTCTGATAGGTCGGCAACAAACCTCTTAAGCCCATATCAATCACATTTTCCCCGGCCGATGGCTCGTATTTTCCATCCACATGGACTTCTTTCCACTCGAAACTGTTGTTTACGGACAGCGAAAGCGTCACTTCAACGTCGCGGGTTTCATTTCCGGTGATCACCAAAGGCGTAGCAAATTTACCGGTTACGACACACGATTTAGGCGGAATTGGAGACGTCGCATAAAGCGGATTCGGAACCGTGGTCGCTCCGGCTTCGGTCTGACCCGAAAACGGCATTCCGTTTACACTCAAAGCCCAATAACCCTGTTCGCGGTTTCCGTTTACCGGAAAACTGCTGTTCCCGATATGATGTGTGGTCAAATAGGTTTTAAAACCGACAAAACTAGCCAGCGTACCGGTATAATCGGTTCCCTGATGCAAAATATTGATATCGTAGTTTTGATACGAAAGCGATGTCCGTATCCATTCGTAGCTTCCTGTTGCTACCTGACTTAAGGGTATCGACAAAAAGATTTCGTTTTCACCAACAATTTTCGACTGACTGAAATCGATCGCTTTCGCCCCTCCTGCCATTGTTTCGGGCGCATGGTACAGTATCGTACCCATACCTAAGGCCGTATTAGCATTGGGCGCCAGTTCCATATAATGCGAACTGATTGCATTAAACGAAGGGGATTGTGCCGCATTACCCTCGGCAACAGCCACAGGTTGTCCCAAATTGTTCAATCTTGGCTGTGTCGCATCAAACTTAAATCGCATCACCAAGTGTGGCTCAGCATTTTTCACATCATCATTGTCATCACACGAAAAGAATGCGATGGCAAGTAGAAATACTAATATGATGCTTTTAAGTTTCATAGTCTGGATTAACACAATATTACCAACAAAAATCCTGCCAAGATTTTGTTAAATCAATAGGTCTTGGTTACATCTTCATCTACAACGAGAATATAGTCGGCTTTATTGTAGTGTTCCACCTCTAATAGTGAAATATTTTTTTGCGTAACCGTAGCAATGGTAATTATCTTACTTTCCGGATTAGCTTTCTTTAAATACCAATAGATTCCTTCGAAATTATCGCTATGATAGGTTCCGTTATAATGGATAAATATCGATTCCGGTTTTTGATTTTTTTGGATAAAATAGGCCATCGTAGCATCTTTAATCGCCTGTGCTTTTGGCAACTTATCACCACCATGACCCCCCATCATTTCGATCATCTTTACATAACCCGGTAATTGCGCATCATAGGCTATCGGCAATGGTGCGATCCAGGTTTTCTCTTCCGGTGTCAATGCTTCCAAAGACTCAAGTCCTTTTTTAAAAACCATACTGGCATAACGGCGCGGCACATTGGTAGCTACAAAATGTTTGTGATTTTCCTTCGCATAGTCTACCAATGGCTTGTAATCGGTTTTATGATTGTTCCAAAGTCTTGCCAGTGTATCAAATGCTTTTTGATCAATTTCACCACGCAAGTACTGATCCAATTGTTTTTGGTTGTCGGCTTCGATCATTTCGGCACCTAATACCACGTCTTTTTTTTCACCCAGATCTTTTGTCAGTTCCAGCTGTAACCAGTGTACCACCGAATTATCATGATGCTCACCAAATAAAACTACATCGTTTTTTTCAGCTGCTTTTAGCAGTTTGCTATAGGTTGACTTTTTTCCTTTTTTATCAAATAACTGATACGGCATTTTGTCCTGCGCCTGCAAAATTGTCACAAAAAACAGGAAGATAAAGAGGGATCGTATTTTTTTCATGGCAGAAAATTACCCATTATTATGAATTCTTCAAAATTTTAAATTGGCATTAACACCATTTCGACCTAAAATCTTTAAATTTGAAGTTCTATACTTAAATTTATTTCGTTATGAAATACCATCAGATTGACCGAAACCTTTTTATCAAAAACCGCAAGAAATTCACTGCGGCTATGAAACCAAACAGCATTGCCATTTTTAACTCCAACGATATCTATCCGGTTAGTGCCGACAGTACGCTTCCGTTTGCTCAGCACCGCGATATTTTCTATCTGTCGGGCGTAGATCAGGAAGAAAGTATTTTAGTGCTTTTCCCGGATGCTCCGTACGAACATCAGAAAGAAATGCTTTTCCTTAGAGAAACCAACGAACACATCGCTGTTTGGGAAGGTGAAAAACTTACCAAAGAACGCGCTTTAGAAGTGTCGGGTATCAAAACGGTGTATTGGTTACAGGATTTCAAAAAAGTGTTATACGAACTGATGACCTATGCCGATACGATATACATCAACACCAACGAACACTACCGCGCTTCTGTAGAAACGGAAACACGTGAGGCTCGTTTTATCAAATGGTGGAAAGAAACGTATCCGGCACATAAAGTAGAAAAGAGCAATCCTATTTTACAGCGCATTCGTTCGGTAAAAGAAAGCGAAGAACTGGATCTGATTCAACAGGCATGTAATATTACCGAAAAAGGATTCCGTCGTATTTTATCGTTTGTTAAACCAGGCGTTATGGAATATGAAGTGGAAGCCGAATTTGCACATGAGTTTTTACGAAACCGTTCCAAAGGTTTTGCCTATACACCAATTATCGCTTCGGGTAACAACGCGAACGTTTTACACTATATCGAAAACAACCAACAATGTAACGACGGTGATTTATTGTTATTGGACGTAGGTGCCGAATATGCCAACTATTCCAGCGATATGACCCGTACGATTCCGGTTTCGGGACGTTTCACCAAAAGACAACGCGAGGTTTATGACGCTGTATTACGCGTTAAAAACAAAGCTGCCAAAATGTTGGTTCCGGGTAATTTCTGGAAACAATACCATGTGGAAGTTGGCAAAATTATGACGTCTGAGTTATTGGGATTAGGTTTGCTTGACAAAGCGGATGTTCAAAACGAAAATCCGGAATGGCCGGCATATAAAAAATATTTTATGCACGGTACTTCACACCATATGGGATTAGATACACACGATTACGGTTTACTATACGAACCGATGCAGGCAAACATGGTTTTCACTATCGAACCAGGAATTTATATTCCGGCCGAAGGATTTGGAATCCGTATTGAAGACGATGTGGTGATCCAGGCTAATGGAGAACCATTTAATCTGATGCGCAATATTCCTATCGAGGCGGATGAAATCGAAAGCCTGATGCATTCGTAATACAATATCAAACGGATCATAAAAACGGTTTGTAGCTTTGGTTGCAAACCGTTTTCTTTTTCGGCCGTCTCGCTTTATTCTTTATTTTTGCAGTATCAAAATCGCTTACTTTGAAGTTTACCCTTTTTAAAAACGCCAGGATTGCCTATACGGATACCGGAAAAGGAACCGCATTGGTTTTTTTGCACGGTTTCCTTGAAAATGCCGGAATGTGGGATTTTTATACGGCTGAATTTTCTAAAAAATACCGCGTTATTACCATTGATCTTTTAGGGCATGGACAATCGGAATCGATTGGCTATATTCATAGTATGGAAGATATGGCTGATGCCGTTCAGACGGTTTTAAGCGAACTCCGGATTCGGAAGGCCGTTTTTATCGGGCATTCGATGGGTGGCTATGTGGCGCTGGCTTTTGCCGAACTATATCCGGATCACGTAAAAGGAATGGTACTTTTAAATTCGACTTCCAGAGCCGACAGTGACGAACGAAAACGCAACCGCGACCGGGCTATCGTTGCCGTTAAGCAGAGTTATACGAATTTTATTAAAATGTCGATCGCCAATCTTTTTAGCGAAGACAACCGCGACCGATTGACTGATGCAATCGAAACCGCCAAAACGGAAGCTTTAAAAACACCGTTACAAGGGATTATTGCCGCACTCGAAGGCATGAAAACCCGTAACGACCGGGAAGTGATTTTGCATTTTGCACCCTATCCGATTATGCTGATTCTCGGTAAAAAAGATCCGGTTTTAAATTATCAGGATAGTCTGGAGCAAATCGAAAATACCAACGTAAAACTGGTGACGTTTAACGACGGTCATATGAGTCATCTGGAAAATCGGGACGAACTGGTAAACGCGTTACGCGATTTTTTTAAAACCGTTTAATTATTTGATTTGTTCTTCGAAAGGAATTTCGGGATTCAAAATTTCGTTGATCAGTATAACAAGCTGCGTTCTGAAATCGGCAAGTATATCCGGGGTTACAATCGTTTCGTAGTCTTTTTCTACTTTTCTACCAAAAGGCATAAAGCCGCCACGCATGTTTTTAAACGATACAATTCCGACTTCCATTTCTAAGCCTGCTGTTTTTTCTTCATACATAAATGCATAACAAAGCAACTGTATGATTTTGTCGTTTTTGATATCTTCCGTTAACCCCGTCCACTCTTTTAACTGTACGTTGTTTTTTAAAACTTTTCCGGTTTTATAATCGACAATCCTGATTTTTCCGTTGCGCTGTTCGATCCGGTCGACATTTCCGGCAATTTTTACC from Flavobacterium sp. WV_118_3 harbors:
- a CDS encoding fumarate reductase/succinate dehydrogenase flavoprotein subunit encodes the protein MALDSKIPQGPISTKWTDYKDHINLVNPANKRNIDVIIVGTGLAGGSAAATLAELGYNVKAFCFQDSPRRAHSIAAQGGINAAKNYQGDGDSTFRLFYDTVKGGDYRAREANVHRLAEVSANIIDQCVAQGVPLAREYGGLLDNRSFGGTLVSRTFYAKGQTGQQLLLGAYSAMNRQIGRGKIQMYNRHEMLDLVIVDGKARGIIARNLVTGEIERHSAHAVVIASGGYGNVFFLSTNAMGSNVTAAWKIHKKGAYFANPCYTQIHPTCIPVSGDHQSKLTLMSESLRNDGRIWVPKKLEDAQAIREGRLKPTDLAEEDRDYYLERRYPSFGNLVPRDVASRAAKERCDAGFGVNKTGEAVYLDFASAIQRYGKEQAKIKHLNPEDAALVKKLGTEVVANKYGNLFQMYEKIVDDNPYETPMMIYPAVHYTMGGIWVDYNLMTTIEGCYAIGEANFSDHGANRLGASALMQGLADGYFVLPYTIGDYLSKDIRTGKISTDLPEFIEAEKNVRELIEKLSKNNGTHSVDYFHRKLGKVMWDKVGMARNAQGLSEAMEEIKAIREEFYRDVRVPGDVNGFNQELEKALRVADFLELGELFAKDALHRNESCGGHFREEYQTEEGEAQRDDINFAYVAAWEYKGDPREAVLHKEELKFENVKLVQRSYK
- a CDS encoding succinate dehydrogenase cytochrome b subunit — encoded protein: MAKSALLKSSIGKKYWMALTGLFLCLFLVGHLAGNLQLLFGTQLQFNEYALFMTTNPAVKILSYVTYISILFHAIDGILLTIQNKKARPIGYAKNNAGANSAWASRNMAVLGTLILIFIATHMVNFWAKMHFTTMPLQKITVEAQPGATQDFYLTSGWGQDKFIPVQSVDGENIVIDGRDFYYTKPLKVKFAEGYKDLHTITIEFFKDPKWGLAFTIFYVFSMAVLAFHLLHGFNSAFQSLGANNPKYTPAIKVFGKGFAIIVPLLFAIIPLYIHFFK
- a CDS encoding ChaN family lipoprotein; translation: MKKIRSLFIFLFFVTILQAQDKMPYQLFDKKGKKSTYSKLLKAAEKNDVVLFGEHHDNSVVHWLQLELTKDLGEKKDVVLGAEMIEADNQKQLDQYLRGEIDQKAFDTLARLWNNHKTDYKPLVDYAKENHKHFVATNVPRRYASMVFKKGLESLEALTPEEKTWIAPLPIAYDAQLPGYVKMIEMMGGHGGDKLPKAQAIKDATMAYFIQKNQKPESIFIHYNGTYHSDNFEGIYWYLKKANPESKIITIATVTQKNISLLEVEHYNKADYILVVDEDVTKTY
- a CDS encoding aminopeptidase P family protein, with product MKYHQIDRNLFIKNRKKFTAAMKPNSIAIFNSNDIYPVSADSTLPFAQHRDIFYLSGVDQEESILVLFPDAPYEHQKEMLFLRETNEHIAVWEGEKLTKERALEVSGIKTVYWLQDFKKVLYELMTYADTIYINTNEHYRASVETETREARFIKWWKETYPAHKVEKSNPILQRIRSVKESEELDLIQQACNITEKGFRRILSFVKPGVMEYEVEAEFAHEFLRNRSKGFAYTPIIASGNNANVLHYIENNQQCNDGDLLLLDVGAEYANYSSDMTRTIPVSGRFTKRQREVYDAVLRVKNKAAKMLVPGNFWKQYHVEVGKIMTSELLGLGLLDKADVQNENPEWPAYKKYFMHGTSHHMGLDTHDYGLLYEPMQANMVFTIEPGIYIPAEGFGIRIEDDVVIQANGEPFNLMRNIPIEADEIESLMHS
- a CDS encoding alpha/beta hydrolase; the protein is MKFTLFKNARIAYTDTGKGTALVFLHGFLENAGMWDFYTAEFSKKYRVITIDLLGHGQSESIGYIHSMEDMADAVQTVLSELRIRKAVFIGHSMGGYVALAFAELYPDHVKGMVLLNSTSRADSDERKRNRDRAIVAVKQSYTNFIKMSIANLFSEDNRDRLTDAIETAKTEALKTPLQGIIAALEGMKTRNDREVILHFAPYPIMLILGKKDPVLNYQDSLEQIENTNVKLVTFNDGHMSHLENRDELVNALRDFFKTV